One stretch of Atribacterota bacterium DNA includes these proteins:
- a CDS encoding aldolase/citrate lyase family protein, which yields MKKNKLRELLKAGKPSLGTRISAQWPMIAEMVGSTGNFDYIEYVAEYSPFNQYDLENISRACELTEMGSMIKIDFQNREYIAQKAIASGFQAILFTDHKTPEEVRHSISIVKADEPSSGGRFGYPNRRFIGCQPYLSQLDHVKRINEIVICFMIEKKETMDNIEEICSIPGIDMVQFGPSDYSMSIGKNKSDIKKECKAAEHKMIEVALQNGVQPRCEIFGDPDEVKYYLDLGVKHICFGDEMKIYNSFLVNEGSRMRRIVNNLSGKFI from the coding sequence ATGAAAAAAAATAAATTAAGAGAACTATTGAAAGCTGGTAAGCCTTCTTTGGGAACCAGAATATCTGCACAATGGCCTATGATTGCCGAGATGGTCGGTAGTACTGGTAATTTTGATTATATTGAATATGTTGCTGAATATTCTCCTTTTAACCAATATGATCTTGAGAATATTTCGCGAGCTTGTGAATTAACTGAAATGGGATCTATGATTAAAATTGATTTCCAGAACCGTGAGTATATTGCTCAAAAAGCAATTGCCTCTGGCTTTCAAGCAATTCTTTTTACAGATCATAAAACCCCGGAAGAGGTTAGACACTCGATATCTATTGTGAAAGCAGACGAACCGTCTTCTGGTGGTAGATTTGGTTACCCTAATCGTCGTTTTATTGGTTGCCAACCATACTTATCTCAATTGGACCATGTTAAGCGCATTAATGAAATTGTAATATGCTTTATGATAGAAAAGAAAGAAACTATGGATAATATTGAAGAAATTTGTTCAATACCCGGAATTGACATGGTGCAATTTGGACCCTCTGATTATTCTATGAGTATAGGGAAAAATAAGTCTGATATTAAAAAAGAATGTAAGGCTGCTGAACATAAAATGATTGAAGTAGCCTTACAAAATGGTGTTCAACCAAGATGTGAAATATTTGGTGATCCTGATGAAGTTAAATATTATTTAGATCTGGGTGTTAAACATATATGCTTTGGTGATGAAATGAAAATTTACAATTCATTTCTGGTAAATGAAGGAAGTCGTATGAGACGAATTGTTAATAATTTGAGTGGTAAGTTTATTTAA
- a CDS encoding FAD-dependent oxidoreductase has protein sequence MELKLIEKRQETKDVFSFIFETSKPVSWHAGQYALYKIPHTNPDNRGDTRIFTISSPPYQKKVMLTTRYFFQESSSFKKALFSKKIGEIVNVLRIQGHFIIENPENKLVFIAGGIGITPFNSILLELEKAKQIKDIILVYSNKNEENVIFKETLSQLAKANQGLAVRYIYSPQRCDREYVQKTISDFQERIFYISGPLRLVKSVEESLSQLNINREKIRKDYFPVTGEY, from the coding sequence ATGGAATTAAAATTAATTGAAAAAAGACAAGAAACGAAAGATGTATTTAGTTTTATTTTTGAAACATCTAAACCTGTTTCCTGGCATGCAGGACAATATGCCCTTTATAAAATTCCTCATACTAATCCGGATAATAGAGGTGATACCAGAATTTTTACCATTTCTTCTCCACCGTATCAAAAAAAGGTAATGCTTACTACACGATATTTCTTTCAGGAAAGCAGTTCCTTTAAAAAAGCATTATTCAGTAAAAAAATCGGAGAAATTGTAAATGTACTCAGGATACAGGGTCATTTTATAATTGAGAATCCGGAAAACAAATTAGTATTTATAGCCGGTGGGATTGGTATAACACCTTTTAATTCAATATTGTTAGAACTGGAAAAGGCGAAACAGATTAAAGATATAATCCTTGTTTACAGTAATAAGAATGAAGAGAATGTTATTTTTAAAGAAACCTTGAGCCAATTGGCAAAGGCAAACCAGGGACTTGCTGTTAGGTATATATATTCACCCCAACGATGTGACAGGGAGTATGTTCAAAAAACAATTTCAGATTTTCAAGAAAGAATCTTTTATATATCCGGTCCACTTAGGCTGGTTAAATCAGTAGAAGAGTCTCTAAGCCAGCTTAATATAAACAGAGAAAAAATAAGAAAAGACTATTTTCCCGTGACTGGTGAATATTAG
- a CDS encoding carbohydrate kinase family protein: MIKNPSIEEKNGIIVIGGANIDIKGKSKNVLQWRTSNPGTIRVAHGGVGRNIAHYLGLLNIPVTFLSVVGDDDEGREILEKLRNAGVETDEIIQSKKDVTGKYVAVLDEKGDMQLAVSDTMIMKRVTPRYLIAKAGIIMKNRFVIMDTNLTTQAIHYVAYLCNRENIPLIVDPVSIVKSRKLLGILPKITYLSPNMDELSALTGTVMRTSTDRQKAVSQLLQKGVKNIILTNNAQGAFVFSREFPEGYFINTRHRRVVDITGAGDALVAGLMYGLYNQYSLLKSVQIGLTLSGLTVMSPETVYSKANERLIKNKILGMFKIL, encoded by the coding sequence GTGATTAAAAATCCCTCTATAGAAGAAAAAAATGGAATTATTGTAATTGGTGGAGCAAATATAGATATTAAAGGGAAATCAAAGAATGTATTGCAATGGAGAACTTCTAACCCTGGTACTATCCGGGTTGCTCATGGGGGAGTTGGCAGAAATATTGCTCATTATTTAGGGCTATTAAATATACCTGTGACATTCCTGAGTGTTGTTGGTGATGACGATGAGGGGAGAGAAATATTAGAAAAACTCAGAAATGCAGGTGTAGAGACTGATGAGATAATTCAGTCGAAAAAAGATGTGACCGGTAAATATGTTGCAGTTTTAGATGAAAAAGGAGATATGCAACTCGCAGTAAGCGATACTATGATTATGAAAAGAGTTACCCCCCGTTATTTAATTGCCAAAGCTGGAATTATTATGAAAAATCGTTTTGTAATCATGGATACCAATTTAACAACCCAGGCTATTCATTATGTAGCTTATTTATGCAACAGAGAAAATATTCCCCTGATTGTTGATCCGGTATCAATTGTTAAGAGTAGAAAACTATTGGGAATTTTACCAAAAATTACCTACCTATCTCCCAATATGGATGAGTTAAGCGCTTTAACCGGTACTGTTATGAGAACTTCCACTGATCGGCAGAAAGCAGTCAGCCAGCTGTTACAAAAGGGAGTTAAAAATATTATTCTAACAAATAATGCACAGGGCGCTTTTGTATTTTCCAGGGAATTTCCCGAAGGATATTTTATTAATACAAGACATAGAAGGGTTGTAGATATAACTGGTGCAGGAGATGCGCTGGTAGCAGGTTTAATGTATGGGTTATATAACCAATATTCACTGTTAAAATCAGTTCAAATCGGATTAACTTTATCTGGCTTGACTGTGATGTCACCGGAGACTGTATATTCAAAGGCAAATGAAAGATTAATTAAAAATAAAATTTTAGGGATGTTTAAGATATTATGA
- a CDS encoding 2-hydroxy-3-oxopropionate reductase, with the protein MSKAKIGFIGLGVMGLPMARNLLKADYPLIVYNRNKQPLQTIVQEGAEEGKSSADVSGKCDIIITMLPDSPDVQEVVLSKGGLIEGMSAGQILIDMSSISPIVSQAISKQLSLKKVDMLDAPVSGGQEKAESGNLAIMVGGKKEIFDCCKPILEVLGNPVLVGNIGAGGTTKLVNQAIVAINIAAVAEALLLGKKAGVDPRRIFEAIKGGLAGSQCLSDKAPRMFSGDYDPGFRIKLHVKDLANVLQASQTLHNAMPLTAQVMEMMKVLISDGYSELDHGSLAKFYEKINNVSLKESKK; encoded by the coding sequence ATGTCTAAGGCAAAAATAGGTTTCATTGGTCTTGGTGTTATGGGCTTACCTATGGCCAGGAATCTTCTGAAAGCAGACTATCCTTTAATCGTTTATAATAGAAATAAACAACCTTTGCAAACAATAGTTCAAGAGGGTGCTGAAGAAGGCAAATCCAGTGCTGATGTCTCTGGAAAATGCGACATAATTATAACTATGTTACCAGATTCCCCTGACGTGCAAGAAGTAGTCTTATCAAAAGGAGGTTTAATTGAAGGCATGTCTGCAGGGCAGATTTTAATAGATATGAGCTCGATTTCTCCAATAGTATCCCAGGCTATTTCAAAGCAGTTATCCCTGAAGAAAGTAGACATGCTTGATGCGCCAGTTAGCGGAGGACAGGAAAAAGCTGAATCCGGAAATTTGGCAATCATGGTTGGTGGTAAAAAAGAAATATTTGATTGTTGTAAACCAATATTAGAGGTTTTAGGGAATCCAGTATTGGTTGGTAATATCGGTGCCGGTGGCACTACTAAATTAGTCAACCAGGCAATAGTCGCTATTAATATTGCTGCTGTAGCCGAAGCACTGCTATTAGGGAAAAAAGCCGGTGTAGATCCAAGGCGGATTTTTGAAGCTATAAAGGGGGGGTTAGCTGGCAGTCAATGTCTTTCTGACAAGGCACCCCGTATGTTTTCCGGAGATTACGATCCAGGTTTTCGTATCAAGCTTCATGTAAAAGATTTAGCCAATGTATTGCAGGCCAGTCAAACTTTACATAATGCTATGCCTTTGACTGCCCAGGTTATGGAAATGATGAAGGTTTTAATATCAGACGGATATTCTGAGCTGGATCATGGAAGCTTAGCAAAATTTTATGAAAAAATAAACAATGTTTCGCTAAAGGAAAGTAAAAAATAA